The region CTACTACAACTTGTTTAGTTTTACAAGATGCCACAACAAATAACAAAACAATATATTTAAAAATATTTTGCATTCTCTTAATTTAATTTTTTGAATTATTTAATTTGATCTAACCTTTTTTGATACGTTTGTTTCATTTTAGCATCTGACAAACCCTCTGAAGTTAGGATTAATTGTTTGTAAAATCCAGATTCCAAATTTTTATTATCCACCACATAATCTAATCCCATTTCTAAGAAATCCTTAGCTTTTTTATAATTTTTTAATTTATTTTGACCTTTACCAACATAGTAATACAAATTGGGTTTGGTTGGAAATAAATCAATTAATTCCTCTGCTTTTTTAGCCATTTTATCGTACGATTCATTAAAGTCATACGTATTTAAAAGTAAGTCAATCGTTTCAACATCATTGGTACTTTTCCCAATGGCCTTTTCAAAATATTTTTCAGCCATTTTAAATTGGTCTTTGTTATAAAAATATTTCGCCAATTCTTTGTAGACATTTAATCCCGACTGATTATCAAAATAAGGTAATACTGCATCAATTTCAGAATACAACTGCGTATTTTTTGTAGCAAAAATTAAATATTCATTCAAAACACGATGTTTAATTTTCAAATCAACTTTACCGCTTTTCACTACCCTTTTAAAAGATTCAGTTGCCCTGTCAATATTGTTTTGCGTAATATAAAACTTCATCAAACTCACATGTCCCATATCTGATGTTGGGATTTCTTCCGTTAATTTTTTAGCTGTTTCAAATGCTTTTTGTTCCTGATTATTT is a window of Flavobacterium indicum GPTSA100-9 = DSM 17447 DNA encoding:
- a CDS encoding tetratricopeptide repeat protein — its product is MIRLFGFFFLFQIGFAQVQQEPDQIETASNEVENNFYEALKHKSMENYDKAIVALEKCIEKETKNPEFYYQLGTNYLALKKYPEAELQFQKAVDLNPKQRWYWNGLYDVYYQTKDFNKAIPVVEKLTSFDVNMKEDLVSLYMNTSQFDKAKKVLDDIENTSNLTKSMEMYKLQIQSMNKATQPQVDVLLAGIKENPKVEQNYIDLILYYSTNNQEQKAFETAKKLTEEIPTSDMGHVSLMKFYITQNNIDRATESFKRVVKSGKVDLKIKHRVLNEYLIFATKNTQLYSEIDAVLPYFDNQSGLNVYKELAKYFYNKDQFKMAEKYFEKAIGKSTNDVETIDLLLNTYDFNESYDKMAKKAEELIDLFPTKPNLYYYVGKGQNKLKNYKKAKDFLEMGLDYVVDNKNLESGFYKQLILTSEGLSDAKMKQTYQKRLDQIK